From the Patagioenas fasciata isolate bPatFas1 chromosome Z, bPatFas1.hap1, whole genome shotgun sequence genome, one window contains:
- the GALT gene encoding galactose-1-phosphate uridylyltransferase — MEPSPVGEKEEEGGSFRASEHQHARYNPLRDDWVLVSAHRMKRPWQGQLEKPPPEDVPRWDPNNPLCPGATRANGEVNPKYEGTFVFPNDFPALQPDAPEPGDSDHPLFRAAAARGVCKVMCFHPWSDLTLPLMSLPEIRAVIDAWAELMAELGASYPWVQIFENKGAMMGCSNPHPHCQVWASSFLPNEACLEDRTQRQHLSQHGVPMLLEYAEQEARRKERLVVENADWLVVVPYWATWPYQTLLLPRRHVCRLQDLRDGERDSLASIMQRLLIKYDNLFEVSFPYSMGWHGAPTGPYLEEDCGHWQLHAHYYPPLLRSATIRKFMVGYEMLAQAQRDLTPEQAAERLRNLPDVHYKQRAKEMS, encoded by the exons ATGGAGCCGTCGCCGGTgggggagaaagaagaggagggcgGCAGCTTCCGCGCTAGCG AGCACCAGCACGCTCGGTACAACCCGCTGCGGGATGACTGGGTGCTGGTATCGGCCCACCGCATGAAGCGCCCCTGGCAAGGGCAGCTGGAGAAGCCGCCACCCGAGGATGTGCCCCGCTGGGACCCCAACAACCCTCTCTGCCCCGGGGCCACCCGGGCCAACGGCGAG GTGAACCCCAAATATGAGGGCACCTTTGTCTTCCCGAATGACTTCCCTGCGCTGCAGCCTGATGCTCCCGAGCCTG GTGATAGTGATCATCCCTTGTTTCGAGCGGCAGCAGCGCGGGGTGTGTG caaggtgatgtgcttccacccctggtcGGACTTGACACTGCCCCTCATGTCCCTGCCAGAGATCCGGGCTGTCATCGATGCATGGGCAGAGCTGATGGCTGAGCTGGGTGCTTCCTACCCCTGGGTGCAG ATCTTCGAGAACAAGGGGGCGATGATGGGCTGCTCCAACCCGCACCCACACTGCCAG GTGTGGGCCAGCAGTTTCCTCCCGAATGAGGCATGCCTGGAGGACCGGACACAGCGGCAGCACCTGAGCCAGCATGGTGTGCCCATGCTGCTGGAGTATGCTGAGCAGGAGGCTCGCCGAAAG GAGCGGCTGGTGGTGGAGAACGCGGACTGGCTGGTTGTGGTGCCGTACTGGGCCACCTGGCCCTACCAGACCCTGCTGCTGCCCCGCCGCCATGTGTGCCGCCTTCAAGACCTCCGTGATGGCGAGAGGGACA GCCTGGCCTCCATCATGCAGAGGCTGCTCATCAAGTATGACAACCTCTTTGAAGTCTCCTTCCCCTACTCCATGGGCTGGCACG GAGCCCCCACGGGCCCCTATTTGGAGGAGGACTGTGGGCACTGGCAGCTTCACGCTCACTACTACCCACCGCTGCTCCGCTCCGCCACCATCCGCAAGTTCATGGTGGGCTATGAGATGTTGGCCCAAGCACAGCGGGACCTCACCCCAGAGCAG GCAGCTGAGCGCCTGAGAAACCTCCCCGATGTGCACTACAAGCAGAGGGCCAAGGAGATGTCATGA
- the SIGMAR1 gene encoding sigma non-opioid intracellular receptor 1 — translation MGAAGRRALRAGLALGALALVLQGLRGWLASKRYEFTPAEIAQLARHHAGLDHELAFSKIIVELRKKHPGHILPDEDLQWVFVNAGGWMGSMCLLHASLTEYVLLFGTAVDTGGHSGRYWADISDTVISGTFRQWKEGTTRSEIYYPGDTIVHQAGEATSVQWSAGTWMVEYGRGFIPSTLAFALADTLFSTQDFVTLFYTLRVYAKGLLLEANAFFSTWGC, via the exons atgggggcggcggggcggcgggcgctgcGGGCCGGCCTGGCGCTGGGGGCGCTGGCGCTGGTGCTgcaggggctgcggggctggCTGGCTTCCAAGCGATACGAGTTCACCCCCGCCGAGATCGCCCAGCTCGCCCGGCACCACGCGG ggctAGACCATGAGCTGGCTTTCTCCAAGATCATCGTGGAGCTACGGAAGAAGCACCCAGGCCACATCCTGCCAGACGAGGACCtgcagtgggtgtttgtgaatgCAGGCGGGTGGATGGGCTCCATGTGCCTCCTGCATGCCTCGCTCACTGAGTAtgtgctgctctttggaacagcTGTTGACACTGGTGGCCACTCAG GTCGTTACTGGGCAGATATCTCCGACACTGTCATCTCGGGGACCTTCCGGCAGTGGAAGGAGGGGACCACCAGAAGTGAGATCTACTACCCAG GGGACACCATTGTGCACCAGGCAGGAGAGGCCACGTCGGTGCAGTGGAGCGCAGGCACCTGGATGGTGGAATACGGCCGGGGCTTCATCCCCTCCACACTGGCCTTTGCCCTGGCTGACACCCTCTTCAGCACTCAGGACTTCGTCACCCTCTTCTACACCCTGCGTGTCTACGCCAAGGGCCTGCTCCTGGAAGCCAATGCCTTCTTCAGCACCTGGGGCTGCTAA